atcactacattttgccattttaattatagtATCTCTTGGTGTGGAGTCTCTTGACTTTGTTGGGGGTTCTCTGTACTTActggatctggatatctttgCTTCTCCAGATGAGGAAAGTTTTCAGctcttatttattcaaataaaatttctgtccccttttctgtCTGTTCTTTTCGGACCCCTGTGATACAAGTGTGATtttgtttgatggagtcactaaGTTCCCTAAATCTGTTTGCATTTTCatagttcttttttctctcttttgttcagcttgattactttccattattctGCCTTCTGtgtcattcatttgttcctttgcttcttccaccctgctgttcattccatcaagggtgtttcttgtttcttttattgagCCCTTTACCTCTGCTATGGTATTCCATATCTCTGTATTAATCCTCCTAGTGATGTTTTCCACTCTTTTCCCAAGTTCAGTGACAGTTTTTCTGAtcatttaaattctctatcagacatcttacttatatctgtttcacttaaaTCTCTTATATCTGACTGtggccttgtcctgttctttcctCTAGGACACATACCTCTGTCATCTCATTTTTTCTAGGTCCCTGTGCctatttctctgtgttaggaagaTAGTTAAGTCTTTTGTTCTTGacagtaatggccttatgaagaaatTGGTCTAGTACTGCCCTACAGTGTAGTGTCCCCTGTTCCCCAGGGTCTGGCACTTCAGGAACTGTCTCCATTGTGTGCTGCATGCTCTCTCCTGTTGTGTTCTGGTGACTTTATTCTTtaggccagtcatctgcagagacTGTCTTTGCCTTTTGTGAGCAATGTTTagtccctggcctgaatgtgatGAGTTTTTACTAAATGTGCACTCATCTGCTTGTAAAATAAGACCTGTTGCCACTGTTGCCTGAACTGAGGCCCTACAAAACTCCCAGGTCGGGAGATGTGGTGTGGGCAGGAGGTTGTGCCAGTCTTTAGGGGTAGGGAGCCCACTGTGCTGGGATTGAGGCAAGCCTGAAGGGAGTACCAGTTCTACTAGCTCAGTAGGTGTGGTGGGGCTTCCTATAAGCGAGTTAAGCAGTGAGGGGTGCGCTGGTTCCGCAGGTGACGCTGAGTGGCAGGGGCCGGGGGTGGTGGTATAGGCCAGTTCCTTCATTCCTGGAGAGGTCTCTCTGCAAACACTGCTATTTAGATGAGCAAATaatctccccactgtgtgccccagaTGCTCTTCAGATTGTTGTTTCCACGGGCTCTTcaccctgccttctctccaagaaCAGTCCCAGTGCCCACTAGGCTCTCCTTGAGCCAAGCCTGCAGACTTTTAGAACTCCAGGCTTTAAGCTCCACTGTTagcaagaactcatgaaatttgaCCCCTCTTGGTTTCCATGCCATTGCTATGGGAATCTGTGTTCCACATGTGGGTGCTAGTCTGTCTCTTGCCCTTCTTCGCCACGGTGGCTCACTGCTCACTGTAGGGGCCAGGAtccacttctctcccaaaccatgtcTCTGCACTTCATACCTTCTTCATATGGGTTCTTCTCtgcctttagttgtggagtttgttctgctagTCTTCCCGTCAATTTCTGATTTCTGGTGTTTTGGGATGATTTGgtagttatctagttgtgttcaAGGGACAATGAGGCAAGCCTAGGGTTCTTCTACTCCCAAAGCATCTTCTCCCTTTAGTAAATACATTGTTTAATAGCACTTTTAGtttatgagtattttttttctttctttcgttctttgattttatttacttatttgacagagaaggcacaagtaggcagagcggccaacaaagggagagggagaagcaggctctcggctgagcagaaaacccaacacagggctcagtcacaggaccctgggatcatgacttgtgcCAAAGGCATaagcttaactgtctgagccacccaggccgccCATTATTGAGTGTTTTTCTAATGACAtgtcacttttctattttctatcaGGAGAGCAAGCCCTGGGACCTGGAGTTCACTATTTCAAGAAAACTGTATACTGAAGTAAAATGCTGCatgagttagaaaaagaaaggatccAGAAACACACGGTAAGGAGGGAATGAATCAACTGAATTTCCTTGATTATGAATTCCTTTATTTCctccacttcttctttctttgttataATCTGATTGTAAGGTGCAGAGAGTATTCTTTTGGAAACAGAAAGATTTTTAACATTTGAATTAGAAGGATAGTGCTTTAGAAATACTGACTTAACATTCTCTGTGGTATTTGCTTAGTTGTTAATTATCCAAGGTTTGATCCACCAAATTTAATCACAAATTTTTTGTGATcaatagttttgttttctgttgtctgTATCTCTTGTTCTACTTACTCAAGCCTTTTATTAATATTGGcaactttttttgtttaaaggaGAGAGAACTGTATCCAGACTTTAATAATTTTATACCAAACATGGAAGCTAGAGAGgattgtgaaatgagacctgttgATGGGTTATGTACATTATCCTACCTTGTAGTAATATCCTTGCTGTTCGTTTACATCTTATATCTTAGGTTAAAGGAGGTTCCCTCAAAGATTATTTTGCATTCTACCTTCTCCCAGCTATACTGAACATGTCTCAGACATGTCAAAAGTATGATAAATACTTTTTGGAGGAAATGAATGGAAGAAATTGGGAGTATTCTTTGGCACAGAATATTAGGAGTTCAGTTCTACATTTGTTAAGTTTGAGATGAAAGAAGTGAAAAGCTTTTGTAGCTGTCAAGTTGGTAAATGAACAGGAGTGGGaatgttgttttaagatttattagcTGAAAGTATCCTAACATCCTaacaatataacaatatattgttTCTGTCTCAGTACACTTCTCTCATTTTGggagattaggaaactgaggtatAAAGTTTGATAGCAAATCTGTCtccaaaggagaagaaataatggCCTTCATTTCTAAGTATAGTAGTCTTTCTAAAAGACCAActtactatttatattttaagaaggaGCACATGATGTCTGCTAGCAGAAGATAAATGAGAACCTGGGAAATacattttgtctctggattaaTGCACCTACTACTGGGTAAAGATCAAAAGAATTCTTGTTTCAACTCTGAATATAAAACATTGAGCTtctcagagtctttttttttcctaagtaattCAAAAAGAGACTCATCTTAGGAGTAGAACTGGCTATCAAGGCTGGATAGGGTGGTGTTTCTCCATCTAAAGATGATGCTTCAGTCTTGAATAAAAATTGTTGCAGACATCTTTGCACTCTGTTGAATGTGGttgatcttcattttatagagcTCTAATTCTGCTCTATATCCAGTTAAATAGGAGGAAGGGGTGTGTATAAAATCTGAGGCTATTTTTGGACACTTATCCTTATCCATTTCTTATTAACCACAAGGAAAATATCCATACCGAAGGCAACCTAAACTGAACTTCAAATGTTCTATGAGACACATGCCCAGTGTTCCAGCTGTTCCTTTACCTTTTAAGATAGAAGCATTTTCTAGAAACATGAGGGAAGGTGGGCTTGTTGGACATAATCTTTTCAAGACtgacatggtttttgttttttttttttttgcaggccTGATTGTTGGCAATGACATCGATAAGAGGCTGGCATTTCTTTCTGTCATAACCAGCTACTTTATAACTGTGAATAGTAACTATGTGTATTTGTTGGTCAGCAAAATCTAGGAACAAGAGCTATGGCAGTTGAAAAAGTCTGTCTGATTCCAGGTTATTTTTCCTGGGTTTCATCATCAGGGACCTTCTCCTTTTCATCTCATCAACAATGTAGTACCTtttaccatttgttaaagagtaAGGACATGTCCACTGGTCAGCAATCAGAACTTAAAATCTGCTGGAATAAGGTCAGAGACCATTTcaattacagctgaggaaaatgaaatttccattttattccgTGCCTTGTAGAGGGAGCACACTAACTCTTAACAGAAAGGTGTGAGTGAAAAGAGATTGAGTTTGTTTACTAGAAACTCATGGTTATGGCGAGTGACCCAACGTGACTAGAGGGGGCAAAAGCCACACAGGAACTCATGACGGGCTATACCATGTTGCGGAATGGGGGAGTGGGGAATGGAGGTCAAACCTGTATGTTACGGTGGTCCAACCGGATCCGACTCACATGGCTCAGTTTTACGCTCTTCATTATTCTGGTTTTCTTCCCCCTCATTGCTCACTATTATCTCACCACTCTGGATGAGGCTGATGAGGCCGGCAAGCGAATTTTTGGCCCAAGGGCTGGTAACGAACTCTGTGAGGTAAAGCACGTGCTGGATCTTTGCCGGATTCGTGAGTCTGTGAGTGAGGAGCTCTTGCAGCTGGAAGCCAAGCGGCAAGAGCTGAACAGTGAAATTGCCAAGCTGAATCTGAAGATTGAAGCCTGTAAGAAGAGTATTGAGAATGCCAAGCAGGACCTGCTTCAGCTCAAGAATGTCATTAGCCAGACTGAGCACTCGTATAAAGAGCTGATGGCTCAGAATCAGCCCAAACTTTCTCTGCCTATCCGGCTCCTTCCAGAGAAGGATGATTCtggtcttcctcccccaaagGTCATACGGGGATGCCGGCTTCACAATTGTTTTGATTATTCTCGTTGTCCTCTCACCTCCGGTTTTCCAGTCTATGTATATGACAGTGACCAGTTTGCCTTTGGCAGCTACCTGGATCCCTTAGTCAAGCAGGCTTTTCAAGCTACAGCACGAGCCAATGTATATGTTACAGAAAATGCAGACATTGCCTGCCTTTATGTGATTTTAGTGGGAGAAATACAGGAGCCAGTAGTGCTTCGGCCTGCCGAACTTGAGAAGCAGCTCTATTCCCTACCACATTGGCGGACAGATGGACACAACCATGTCATCATCAATCTGTCGCGGAAGTCAGATACACAGAACTTACTATATAATGTCAGTACAGGCCGTGCCATGGTGGCTCAGTCTACTTTCTATGCTTCCCAATACAGACCTGGCTTTGATTTGGTAGTGTCGCCACTAGTCCATGCCATGTCGGAGCCCAATTTCATGGAAATCCCACCACAGGTGCCAGTTAAACGGAAATATCTTTTCACCTTCCAGGGTGAGAAGATTGAATCACTGAGATCCAGCCTTCAGGAGGCTCGCTCCtttgaagaagaaatggaaggtgACCCCCCAGCTGACTATGATGATCGAATCATTGCCACCTTAAAGGCTGTACAGGACAGCAGGCTAGATCAGGTCCTGGTAGAATTTACTTGCAAAAACCAGCCGAAGCCCAGTCTGCCTACCGAGTGGGCACTGTGTGGTGAGCGTGAGGACCGCTTGGAATTGCTGAAGCTTTCCACCTTTGCCCTCATTATCACTCCTGGGGACCCTCACTTGGTTATTTCATCTGGGTGTGCAACACGGCTCTTTGAAGCCCTGGAAGTTGGTGCTGTCCCAGTTGTGCTGGGGGAGCAGGTACAGCTTCCTTACCAGGACATGCTGCAGTGGAATGAGGCCGCCCTGGTGGTACCCAAGCCACGCGTTACTGAGGTTCATTTTCTGTTACGAAGCCTCTCAGATAGTGATCTGCTGGCTATGCGGCGGCAAGGCCGCTTTCTCTGGGAGACTTACTTCTCAACCGCTGACAGTATTTTTAATACCGTGCTGGCAATGATTAGGACTCGCATACAGATCCCAGCTGCTCCCATCCGGGAAGAGGCAGCCGCTGAGATCCCCCATCGGTCAGGCAAGGCGGCTGGAACTGACCCTAACATGGCCGACAACGGGGACCTGGACCTGGGGCCAGTGGAGACAGAGCCGCCTTATGCCTCACCCAAATACCTCCGCAACTTTACGTTGACTGTCACTGATTTTTACCGCAGCTGGAACTCTGCTCCAGGGCCTTTCCATCTGTTCCCCCACACACCCTTTGACCCTGTGTTGCCCTCAGAAGCCAAATTCTTGGGCTCAGGGACTGGATTTCGGCCTATTGGTGGTGGAGCTGGGGGTTCTGGCAAGGAGTTTCAGGCAGCACTTGGAGGGAATGTTCCACGAGAGCAGTTCACAGTGGTGATGTTGACCTATGAGCGGGAGGAAGTGCTTATGAACTCTCTAGAGAGACTGAATGGCCTCCCTTACCTGAACAAGGTAGTGGTGGTATGGAATTCGCCCAAGCTACCGTCGGAGGACCTTCTGTGGCCTGACATTGGCGTCCCTATCATGGTAATAGAAAAATGAGCAGTTTGTTTTACTGCATGAGATAGTGTTTCACTTGTAATCccttttccaaatatatataatgtaagtctttgtagatacatttttttttttaaactatacagATTTCCTTTCCCTGTGGAATTTGTGCTTGCTTCTTTTTCAGTCCTTTCAGGCCTTGCCAGTTTCATCTCTGCTACTCACTTCCTAAATCTCCTAAGACTCTCCAAAACTGAAATCAATATTGGCCCCATGAAGATTTACAAAAGCCCTTCAGTTATCCTGTTGATGTCTTCCATGTCATAACAAAGATGTTCATGCAAATGATGATGACAAAACTAATGCTTAGGAAGTGCGTATGACCCAGGCAGTGTAATTTAGGATTTATAAACTTACATCATTATTATGGTTTCTTCTCCTTATCTctatggaaactgaggcttcaaGAGGTTAACtcttttgcccaaggtcataatCATGACAAGTCATGGACAAACTGAGTTTCagtgttgtctgattgcagaaGCTGCAGCTTTAATCACCTTCCACACTTAGCAAGAAGACTATTTATCAGAATATTGTAGAGGTTTTTTGGAAGATTGGAGTTGAGTTTTGAAATATTTGGGAGTTGGAGGTCCTGGTCTCTCAcagttctttctgttctttttgtcaTGATTTGGATGCCATATTTTACAGGAAAGATAATGGTAGGATAGGGCTTTAGTTCTGAGGACTTTGTTGTTTATCCACCTTTTGGCATAAATTTAGCAATCTAGAAGATTACCTATTTACCTTAGATGTGAGGCCTTAGAGCACGTCATAAGCAAACAAACTGCCCCTATTTATCCTGTGGCACAGATACATTTCAGAAAAAGGTAGCAAAGACAGGCAGAAGTTCCCATGGGCCCTGCATTATTAGAAGGTtgctaaataaaattaatgtagtTTTTAGGAAGAATCCGTTTAGAAGGGGAATATTTGTGCCAgactggtttttaaaatgttatcagcAAGAAACTGATTCATGTGAAATATTTCCCGAGCAGCAGCATGGTATAATAGGGCAGTATGAATTTTGGAGTAATAGAGACCTGGGATTAAGTAGTCAGTTTTGTGATCTTTGATGAGTTAACTTCTTTGAATTAAggcttagagaggaaaataaaataatacaaataaaggaATCTCGAAAGGTACCCAGTAACTGTTTGACT
The DNA window shown above is from Neovison vison isolate M4711 chromosome 11, ASM_NN_V1, whole genome shotgun sequence and carries:
- the EXTL3 gene encoding exostosin-like 3, encoding MTGYTMLRNGGVGNGGQTCMLRWSNRIRLTWLSFTLFIILVFFPLIAHYYLTTLDEADEAGKRIFGPRAGNELCEVKHVLDLCRIRESVSEELLQLEAKRQELNSEIAKLNLKIEACKKSIENAKQDLLQLKNVISQTEHSYKELMAQNQPKLSLPIRLLPEKDDSGLPPPKVIRGCRLHNCFDYSRCPLTSGFPVYVYDSDQFAFGSYLDPLVKQAFQATARANVYVTENADIACLYVILVGEIQEPVVLRPAELEKQLYSLPHWRTDGHNHVIINLSRKSDTQNLLYNVSTGRAMVAQSTFYASQYRPGFDLVVSPLVHAMSEPNFMEIPPQVPVKRKYLFTFQGEKIESLRSSLQEARSFEEEMEGDPPADYDDRIIATLKAVQDSRLDQVLVEFTCKNQPKPSLPTEWALCGEREDRLELLKLSTFALIITPGDPHLVISSGCATRLFEALEVGAVPVVLGEQVQLPYQDMLQWNEAALVVPKPRVTEVHFLLRSLSDSDLLAMRRQGRFLWETYFSTADSIFNTVLAMIRTRIQIPAAPIREEAAAEIPHRSGKAAGTDPNMADNGDLDLGPVETEPPYASPKYLRNFTLTVTDFYRSWNSAPGPFHLFPHTPFDPVLPSEAKFLGSGTGFRPIGGGAGGSGKEFQAALGGNVPREQFTVVMLTYEREEVLMNSLERLNGLPYLNKVVVVWNSPKLPSEDLLWPDIGVPIMVVRTEKNSLNNRFLPWNEIETEAILSIDDDAHLRHDEIMFGFRVWREARDRIVGFPGRYHAWDIPHQSWLYNSNYSCELSMVLTGAAFFHKYYAYLYSYVMPQAIRDMVDEYINCEDIAMNFLVSHITRKPPIKVTSRWTFRCPGCPQALSHDDSHFHERHKCINFFVKVYGYMPLLYTQFRVDSVLFKTRLPHDKTKCFKFI